Below is a genomic region from Salinirussus salinus.
GGCCATCGTGATGCCCGTCCCGGCCGTACTCATGATACCAGACGGTTGGTGCGGGAAGCCTTATAACGGACAGGTTCTCCCAGCCGGGCTGGCTGACGGGCGGTTCCGGGGCCGCCCCCACGTACGTCCCAGTATAGTACCACTACTTGTCTAGACCGCAGTTTTTAGTGACTGCTACGTACAGTGATAGACGATGTCTGGTGACCAGAGCGACTCCGAGGAGGACAGTGCGGACGGGCAGCCGCCGGAGGGAGAGGCCGGCGAGCCGCCACAGCAGGAGGGGGGGGCCGGTCAGAGCCAGCCCCAGGGACAGCCCCCTGGAGCCGGCGGACAGCCACAGGGCGGAGCCGGCGGACAGCCACAGGGCCAGCCCGCCGCCCAGCAGCCACAGGGAGGATACCAGCAGGGAGGGGCCCGTCAGCCGGTCCAGACCGGGCCGAGCGTCGGCGACATCTTCAGCCGGCTCGACACCAAAAACGAGATGAAAGTCGGCATCGCGGCGTTCACCCTCATCGGCGTCGGTGCTGGACTGGTCACCATCCTGTCGGGGCTGACCTCGCAGGGCGGGCTCGGGTTCGGCTTCGGCGTGTTGATCGCGGTCGGCTCGCTGGCCGTGACGCCAGCGCTCGGTGGGCTGTTCGGACTGCGTCAGAGCGACAACCTCGACGACACGCCGGACACCCTCGCCTACGCCACGGCGGCCGTCACGGGTGCCGCCGGGACAGTCCTGCTCGGAATCATCGTCGTCATCGCGTCCGCCATCGCGGCCGGCGGTGGCGGTGGCGGCGGTGGCGCCGGACAGCTGTTTCTCGCGCTGATCTTCGCGGCCATCGGGTCCGCCGTCGCCGGTGCCGGCACGGCGTGGGGTGCACGGAATCTGCCCTCGGATGGCCAGGGTATGACCCAGCCGCCACAGGGCGCCGGTGCACCGCCTCAGGGACCGCCACAGGGCGGCGCTGGTGGGCAGTCACAGACCAACCGGGGCGGCCAGGGTAGCCACGACCGGTAAAGGAAACGTATTTCACTCCGCTGGCGCAACTGAGGATCGCTGGGCCGATAGCTCAGTCAGGGAGAGCGACGGCCTCTTAAGCCGTCGGTCGAGGGTTCAAATCCCTCTCGGCCCGTACTACTTTTTTCCGCCTCGGGTGCGCTCCCTCCGGTCGCGCACCGCGTGGCGGCTTCGCCGCCACGGCATGCAGTTGCGGGCCGCCGGCCCGCAACTCGCTCGGCGCAAAAAACATAGTGAAAAAAGCCGGAGCCTCGCGGTGCTCGGCTCCGGTGAACCGCCTCGCTTCGCTCGGCGGATGCTCGCCGCGATAGGTCCACGGCCAGACCGCCACAAACCTCCCCAGCCGAGTCGCTCGCGGTGCTCGCTCCTCCCTCGCACGGTACCGTCGGCCGACGGAGCGGCCGACAGCGCGCGCGACCGCCCTTGCGAGGCCTGGGCCGCGTCACAGCTCCTTGACCATCTCGACGTGAGGGATGTCGGCCTCGTAGAAGACGTCGCTGACAGTCTCGTAGCTCAAGTCCGCGTAGAACCCCTCGACGTCGGTCTGGGCGTGGAGGACGACCCGGTCGTGGCCGTCCCGGCGGGCGCGGGCCTCGACGACGGCCATCAGCTTCCGGCCGAGTCCCTCCCCACGATATGACTCCCGGACGGCGACTCGTTCGACCTTCGCGTGGCCGTCGGCCTCCCGGAGCCGGGTCGTCCCGACGGGGTGACCGTCCTCGCGGTCGTAGACGACGACGTGGAAAGCCTCGGCGTCGCGCCCGTCCATCTCCTCGGCCTCGGAGACGCCCTGTCCCTCGATGAAGACTGCGCGCCGGACGGCGTGGGCGTCGGCGATGGTCCCCTCGCCCGGGACCGTGCGGACGTCGTAGGTGGTCATCGACGGGTGGTGGGTCCGGGGCGGACAAAAGCAGCCCGGACCCGAGGGGATAGAGAGCGAGAAGCGGCCGGGGAGTAATCCATTTGGGACCGGCGGCGCAACCGTC
It encodes:
- a CDS encoding GNAT family N-acetyltransferase; its protein translation is MTTYDVRTVPGEGTIADAHAVRRAVFIEGQGVSEAEEMDGRDAEAFHVVVYDREDGHPVGTTRLREADGHAKVERVAVRESYRGEGLGRKLMAVVEARARRDGHDRVVLHAQTDVEGFYADLSYETVSDVFYEADIPHVEMVKEL